The stretch of DNA CCTGGGACAAACAGGGTGAAGTGTGTTTCAAAGTAGAGAGTatgcagtgataaagaacatCCTAACCCCAGTCCCAGCGCCCATCTGAACACAACACGGGACGGGCCCCAGGCACAGACCGGCCTTGAAGAAGCTCCGTTTCCATTCAGGAGGCCTGGTTGGGAAGATAGAGCAGCGGGGCCTGAAACCATCTATACCCCACAGTTCCAGTCTAGATAAACACAGATGAACGTCCTCTGCCTACTCGTGGGACTACCGTGAAGCTCAAGGGAGCTGGTGCTACGTGGGTATGGAGATTTCCATAGAGCCTGCAGGGGCTTATCCTCTTCTCACAAAAAGCGTTTTCCCTTCCTGCTTCATCGGGAAAGGTTTGGTAGAGGTGGGGGTTGTCTGGTGCCAGTTTTGAACCAGACAGCAAGGCATTTGTGCATCCTATAGGAAACAACACGATCTGAAGTAGAGGAACTGGATCTAAACGCTAAAAGCTGCACAAAGCGTAAATTATCAGTTGGAACGAGGAAACTTACATAAAGAGTTCTTAGAAATAAAtacgcatttttttttttggaagtcgGCTCACAAAACAGCATTCCTGTGGACGCAAAGGGAAACCCGATCACTTGCTGTTAGGAAACTCGATCACTCGCAGGTAGGAAACCCAATCACGCTCTGGCCTTTAGGAAACCCAATCACGCTCTCGCTGCTAGGAAGGAGGGGGGCGGTCCCTGAACTTCTCATCTCCGCTGAGATAATCCAGAGGGAGACAGTGGACTCTCTGGCCCTCCACTCTTAAGACAGGAAGACAAAAAAAACACCTCAGCTGTCATCCGGGACGCTCCAGGGGACCAGCGGTCCAGGTCAGACCTTCCGGCCCGCGGCGTGCTCCCGCGCAGGCGCCAACCGTGCCGCCCCGCCCCTCGGGCCCCGCCCACACGCTCGATGGCTGCTCACTCTCGCCCCCGCGCCGGCCCAGGTGCCTCTCGGCCGGCCCCGCCTCCTGGCGGGAGAAACCATATCAAAGGCGGGGGACGGGGCGGGGCCGCCGCGCCGGAAGGGGAAGTCTGAGGCAGAGGATGTGCAGGTATTCTGGGTAATTTTTACTATTTATCCGCAGGGAGAGGTGATTGTGGCTCATTCCTTCGTTGATCTTCGTTGCGAGAGGATGGCTCTGGAGACGGTGCCGAAGGATCTGCGGCATCTGCGGGCGTGTCTGCTGTGTTCGCTGGTCAAGGTGTCTGTCGGGGACCTGGTTGTACTGGCTGACGGGAGACCAATCTGGGGGAAAGAGGGCGGAACAGATGTGAGGGAACAGTGAAAAAGAAAGTCGGATCCAGGGCCCGGAGGGTGGCAGAGTGTGGGAAGGAGCAGGAGGCCATCGTTTACTTCAGCAGGGACACTGCTAGGTTGTGCAGCCGTGGGCAGGGGCCTCTCACATGCCTTTGCAACTTCAGCTTTCAGCAGAGGCGTAACTATAACAAGAAAAGGGGTGTGAGAGTGGAACTTAGGCAAGGGGCTGTAGGAATGGTGGGTGGGGGGCATGATGAGACGGCCAACATAGGGAGCTTTGTGCTTCAGCAGGCAGAAGTATggaaaagtgttttttcttttggctcagctttctttttttttttttcctctcccaagACTATAGACCAGTTTGAATATGATGGCTGTGACAATTGTGATGCATACCTTCAGATGAAGGGTAACCGAGAGATGGTTTATGACTGCACCAGCTCTTCTTTTGATGGGTAAGCCCTTTGGATTGCTACATTCATTCTTTATATTACCCCCACCCCACAAAGTAAATTTGGACAGACTGTTGAGACTCTTAATATGAGTTGGTCTCAGTTATTTTGAGACATACTAGTGCTGTGCTGTCCAGTACATTTTGAACATACTGGTTTAAAGGAACTATATTACTGAAGTTAATTTAGTTTTTGTCGTTACTCCTTTAACATGGctatagaaactttaaaaacgAATTGTGTGGCTTTCATTATATTTCCACTGGACAGTTCTTCACTAGACTATTAGGGAATTTCTGGTAGGAATTGTATTTGTCTCGTGCACTGTCAACCTGGCATAGGGCcttaatacatgtttattaaatGCAGGAGGATCTTTTTTGAAAATGAAGGGTAAATTTTGGCCCCAAAGCTGATACTTTTAGATATGTCTAAGAGGACCTATGAGAAAAAGTTTTCACTTAGTGAGATTATCCAGTGGGGGCAGGGGAATGAGAGAAACCTAAGTTGGATGGGTCTCAGTTTTCCTTCcctaagggaggagccaggaggcaGTATTCTTTGGGGTTAATGAGGGCCTGTTAAGTTTCTTTTGGTCTCTAGGCCAATGAAGGGTTTATACATGAACTGGGCCCAAACCCGTGCTTGCTAAAACTACTTCAAGGTGGGCCCACttcattcttctttgttttcctttaagggAGAGTAAAGGATTGGGCAGAAAAGATGTTTCATGGAACCTTTACTTTGTACATGTATAGACATGCAGGTACACGCTCAGATACTccagttcttttgtttgtttgttagcacatctcatttcttctcctcccagcccctggcaatcaccatttAACTTTCCTGTGAATTTGattactctaggtacctcatataagtggaatcatacaacatgtgtCTTTTTGTGATTCGCTTATTTCACGTAGCATGATgtcttcaaggtttatccatgttctAGCATGtgtcaggatttcctttttaAGTGTAATGCTATCCCTTTTTAGGTATATACCAAATTTTAATTATCTGTGCATCTATGgatggacacttggattgcttctgccttttggctgttaggaataatgctgccatgaatatGGGTTTACAAATAcctgtttgagtccctgctttcttCCACTTCTTTGGGGGTATAtgtccagaagtagaattgctgggttattCTGTTGAACATTTTGAGACGCTGCCGTACTGTTTTCTGTAGCAGCAGTTTTACGTTGCCACCAGCAGAGTACAAGGGttctagtttctccacatctttgtcctcacttgttgctttgtttttgttttgtttttggtaataGGAATCCTATTGGGTGTGATGTGgttatctta from Bos mutus isolate GX-2022 chromosome 19, NWIPB_WYAK_1.1, whole genome shotgun sequence encodes:
- the SUPT4H1 gene encoding transcription elongation factor SPT4; translation: MALETVPKDLRHLRACLLCSLVKTIDQFEYDGCDNCDAYLQMKGNREMVYDCTSSSFDGIIAMMSPEDSWVSKWQRVSNFKPGVYAVSVTGRLPQGIVRELKSRGVAYKSRDTAIKT